In a single window of the Dysgonomonadaceae bacterium PH5-43 genome:
- a CDS encoding glycosyltransferase involved in cell wall biosynthesis (product_source=COG0438; cath_funfam=3.40.50.2000; cog=COG0438; pfam=PF00534; superfamily=53756) produces MDYILYLKRIVKRINNVKFLGFQDPMPFYQSASVLCMTSNYEGWGMVLTESMQFGVVPIAFNSSGAFIDIINNEKNGILISPFNMAQYKKQLCNLLDNNSLRLEMSMNAQEDIKKYSVKNIVDSWEIILK; encoded by the coding sequence ATGGATTATATTTTGTATTTAAAACGAATAGTTAAGCGAATAAATAATGTTAAATTCTTAGGCTTTCAAGACCCTATGCCTTTCTATCAATCTGCTTCTGTTCTATGTATGACTTCTAATTATGAAGGTTGGGGAATGGTATTAACTGAATCTATGCAGTTTGGTGTAGTTCCAATTGCTTTTAATTCTTCAGGTGCATTTATAGATATTATTAATAATGAAAAAAATGGGATTTTAATTTCACCTTTTAATATGGCTCAATATAAAAAACAGCTTTGTAATTTGCTTGATAATAATTCTTTACGATTGGAAATGTCAATGAATGCACAAGAAGATATTAAAAAATATTCAGTAAAAAACATAGTTGATTCTTGGGAGATTATTTTGAAGTAG
- a CDS encoding dipeptide/tripeptide permease (product_source=COG3104; cath_funfam=1.20.1250.20; cog=COG3104; superfamily=103473; transmembrane_helix_parts=Inside_1_35,TMhelix_36_55,Outside_56_59,TMhelix_60_82,Inside_83_88,TMhelix_89_111,Outside_112_157,TMhelix_158_180,Inside_181_191,TMhelix_192_209,Outside_210_223,TMhelix_224_246,Inside_247_265,TMhelix_266_288,Outside_289_307,TMhelix_308_330,Inside_331_336,TMhelix_337_359,Outside_360_368,TMhelix_369_391,Inside_392_410,TMhelix_411_433,Outside_434_458,TMhelix_459_481,Inside_482_488) produces the protein MATQTEQEEKKGFLGSIKGFTQAFWVANTVELLERLAYYAVFIVLTIYLSNIWGFSDIEAGIISGIFSALLYLLPTFSGAYADKIGFRSAIILAFSLLTIGYAGLGILPTLLESAGLVSYGFGDGTGSAFSEYLKNTSFVTYDTETVFSGLEKSSLRWTIAPVLLLIVIGGSFIKAVISGTVARETSESNRARGYAVFYMMVNIGAFTGKTVVDPLRKALGDSGLVYLNYFSAFMTLAALIAVYFFYKSVQTQGRGKSFKEIWQALIKVCCNGKLIALIIIVSGFWVVQQQLYASMPKYVLRMVGEGASPGWYANVNPFIVFLCVNLVTSFMRNKKAITSMTIGMFIIPLSALIMSMGNVIGDSYILGLHPVAFMMIIGIVFQALAECFISPRFLEYFSLQSPKGEEGLYLGFSHLHSFLSSIIAFIAGGALLEKFCPDPKNFIGGRESLEYTAATEHAHYLWYVFVGIGIVSAVALVIYNKVVSRKG, from the coding sequence ATGGCAACACAAACAGAACAAGAAGAGAAGAAGGGATTTTTAGGAAGTATCAAAGGTTTTACTCAAGCTTTTTGGGTTGCCAACACCGTAGAACTATTAGAACGCCTGGCTTACTATGCCGTATTTATTGTATTAACCATATATCTTTCTAACATTTGGGGATTTTCAGACATAGAAGCCGGTATCATATCTGGTATATTCTCTGCCTTACTATATCTATTACCCACGTTCTCAGGAGCTTATGCCGATAAAATAGGTTTTCGCTCAGCTATAATTTTAGCTTTTTCTCTATTAACAATAGGATATGCGGGATTAGGAATACTACCTACCTTATTAGAAAGTGCCGGACTTGTAAGCTATGGTTTCGGAGATGGTACGGGCAGTGCTTTTTCGGAATACCTTAAAAACACAAGCTTTGTTACATACGATACCGAAACAGTATTCTCGGGTTTAGAAAAAAGTTCGCTTCGTTGGACTATTGCTCCTGTTTTATTATTAATAGTAATTGGCGGTTCGTTTATCAAAGCAGTTATCTCGGGAACTGTTGCTCGCGAAACATCAGAAAGTAATAGAGCTCGCGGTTATGCGGTTTTCTATATGATGGTAAACATAGGAGCCTTTACGGGAAAAACAGTGGTAGACCCTTTAAGAAAAGCTTTAGGTGATAGTGGTTTGGTTTATCTGAATTATTTTTCTGCATTTATGACACTTGCTGCTCTTATTGCTGTTTATTTCTTCTACAAATCGGTACAAACACAAGGAAGGGGAAAGAGTTTCAAAGAAATATGGCAAGCTTTAATTAAAGTGTGTTGCAATGGAAAACTTATAGCTTTGATAATAATTGTTAGCGGTTTTTGGGTTGTGCAACAACAGTTATATGCATCTATGCCTAAGTATGTGTTGCGTATGGTTGGCGAAGGAGCTTCTCCAGGTTGGTATGCCAACGTTAATCCTTTCATAGTATTTCTATGCGTTAACTTAGTTACATCATTTATGAGAAACAAGAAGGCTATTACTTCAATGACTATAGGAATGTTTATAATACCGTTATCGGCTCTTATTATGAGTATGGGAAATGTTATTGGCGACAGTTACATATTAGGTTTACACCCAGTAGCATTTATGATGATAATAGGAATAGTATTCCAAGCCTTAGCCGAATGTTTTATCTCTCCTCGCTTTTTAGAATATTTCTCTTTACAATCGCCCAAAGGAGAAGAAGGTTTATATTTAGGATTTAGTCATCTTCACTCTTTCCTATCGTCTATAATTGCGTTTATAGCAGGTGGCGCTTTATTAGAAAAGTTTTGTCCAGACCCCAAAAACTTTATTGGAGGCAGAGAGTCGTTAGAATACACCGCAGCAACCGAACACGCCCATTATCTTTGGTATGTATTCGTAGGAATAGGAATAGTTTCTGCCGTTGCTTTGGTTATATACAATAAAGTGGTTAGTCGGAAGGGTTAG
- a CDS encoding ATP-binding cassette subfamily F protein uup (product_source=KO:K15738; cath_funfam=3.40.50.300; cog=COG0488; ko=KO:K15738; pfam=PF00005,PF12848,PF16326; smart=SM00382; superfamily=52540,58026) produces MTPYLQIDNLTKSFGDLILFQDISFGVAEGDRIGLIAKNGTGKTTLLNIIAGKEDYDAGNIVFRRDLRIGYLNQNPEYPSEITVLQACANSGNELRAKQILTKLKITNLEQKIGELSGGQLKRVALAEVLITEPDFLILDEPTNHLDLEMTEWLEGYLSRSNITLLMVTHDRYFLDRVCNEIIEIENKELFQYKGNYNYYLEKRQERLDARSTELDRANNLFKKELEWMRRQPQARATKAKSRIDSFYELEKKVQQEKAQGNVKLAVNSSYIGNKIFEAKSVYKSFDNLKILENFNYTFSRYEKMGIVGNNGTGKSTFIKLLVGEVQPDKGAFDIGETVKFGYYSQDGLQFDEQMKVIDAVRDIAEVIDLGGGNQLTASQFLQHFLFKPEKQYDYIHKLSGGEKRRLYLCTVLIKNPNFLILDEPTNDLDIVTLNVLEEYLASFKGCVIVVSHDRYFMDKVVDHLLVFKGNGEVKDFPGNYTIYRDWKDEQEKETVKKEKEVQDKRNIKKTSEKTKLTFKEKRELECLEQEIADLEEEQTKLEKELSSGTLSNDDLVLKSQRISEIIELLDEKSLRWLELSDI; encoded by the coding sequence ATGACTCCATATTTACAAATAGACAATCTTACAAAATCGTTTGGTGATTTAATTTTGTTTCAAGATATTTCTTTCGGTGTTGCCGAAGGAGACAGAATAGGGCTGATAGCCAAAAACGGAACAGGTAAAACAACTCTCCTTAATATTATAGCAGGAAAAGAAGATTATGATGCTGGGAATATTGTTTTTAGAAGAGACTTGCGTATAGGTTATTTAAACCAAAATCCAGAATATCCTTCCGAGATTACTGTTTTGCAAGCTTGCGCTAACTCTGGCAACGAGTTACGAGCTAAACAAATTCTTACTAAACTGAAGATTACTAATCTTGAACAAAAAATAGGAGAGTTATCAGGTGGACAATTAAAGCGAGTTGCTTTAGCTGAAGTATTGATTACTGAACCAGATTTTTTAATCCTTGATGAACCGACCAATCATCTTGATTTAGAGATGACCGAATGGCTCGAAGGTTATCTTTCGCGCTCAAACATTACCCTTCTTATGGTTACTCACGACCGATATTTCTTAGATCGTGTTTGTAACGAAATTATCGAAATTGAAAATAAAGAACTTTTTCAGTATAAAGGTAACTACAACTATTACTTAGAGAAAAGACAAGAGAGGTTAGATGCTCGTAGCACCGAACTTGATAGAGCAAATAATTTGTTTAAGAAAGAGTTAGAATGGATGCGTCGTCAGCCTCAGGCAAGAGCAACGAAAGCTAAATCTCGTATCGATTCTTTTTACGAACTCGAAAAGAAAGTGCAGCAAGAAAAAGCTCAAGGTAATGTTAAGTTAGCCGTAAACTCTTCCTATATAGGTAACAAAATATTTGAAGCAAAAAGTGTTTATAAAAGTTTCGACAACCTTAAGATATTAGAAAATTTCAACTACACATTTTCTCGTTACGAAAAGATGGGAATTGTAGGTAACAATGGAACAGGAAAATCTACCTTTATAAAACTGCTGGTAGGAGAGGTACAGCCCGATAAAGGAGCTTTCGATATAGGAGAAACCGTTAAGTTTGGATATTATAGTCAAGATGGATTGCAGTTTGATGAACAAATGAAAGTTATAGATGCAGTGCGAGATATTGCCGAAGTTATAGACTTAGGAGGAGGAAATCAGCTTACGGCTTCGCAGTTTTTGCAGCATTTTTTATTTAAGCCCGAAAAACAATACGATTATATACACAAACTTAGTGGAGGTGAAAAGCGCAGACTTTATTTGTGTACAGTGTTGATTAAAAACCCTAACTTCCTTATTCTCGACGAGCCTACTAACGACCTCGATATTGTAACTCTTAATGTATTGGAAGAGTATCTTGCTTCGTTTAAGGGTTGTGTTATTGTAGTATCGCACGATAGATATTTTATGGATAAAGTCGTCGACCACCTTCTTGTATTCAAAGGTAATGGAGAGGTAAAAGACTTTCCGGGTAACTATACTATTTATCGCGATTGGAAAGACGAGCAAGAGAAAGAAACGGTTAAAAAAGAAAAAGAAGTACAAGACAAACGTAACATAAAAAAAACTTCGGAGAAAACGAAACTTACTTTCAAAGAGAAAAGAGAGCTTGAATGTTTAGAACAAGAAATAGCCGACTTGGAGGAAGAGCAAACTAAACTTGAAAAAGAATTATCTTCGGGAACTTTATCTAATGATGATTTGGTTTTGAAGTCGCAACGCATTAGTGAAATTATAGAGTTGTTGGACGAAAAATCGCTCCGCTGGCTCGAATTGTCGGATATATAG
- a CDS encoding tRNA-2-methylthio-N6-dimethylallyladenosine synthase (product_source=KO:K06168; cath_funfam=3.80.30.20; cog=COG0621; ko=KO:K06168; pfam=PF00919,PF01938,PF04055; smart=SM00729; superfamily=102114; tigrfam=TIGR01574), which yields MRQETDFKSVTHSELRKLFIETYGCQMNVADSEVILAIMKMDGFEPTEEIGEADVIFVNTCSIRDNAEQKVLSRLQYFQSLKKKKKHLIIGVLGCMAERVKDELIAEHKVDLVVGPDSYLDLPNLIGSVENGEKAINVELSTTETYKDVIPLKVSGVKISGYISIMRGCNNFCSYCIVPYTRGRERSREPESILNELLALKNEGYKEVILLGQNVNSYSFKKENETIDFPRLLEMVAETAPNMRVRFTTSHPKDMSDEILHAISKHKNICKQIHLPAQSGSSAVLKAMNRKYTREWYLDRIAAIKRIIPEAGISTDLFCGFHSETEEDHQETLSLMREVGFDSAFMFKYSERPGTFASKNMPDNIPEEVKIRRLEEIIALQLELSLESNKRDIGKTFDVLVEGFSKRSKEQLFGRTSQNKVVIFNKGTHRVGDTVNVKVHDATAATLFGELV from the coding sequence ATGAGACAAGAAACAGACTTTAAATCTGTAACTCACAGCGAATTACGCAAATTATTTATCGAAACTTACGGTTGCCAAATGAATGTAGCCGATAGTGAAGTAATTTTAGCAATTATGAAGATGGACGGCTTCGAACCGACAGAAGAAATTGGTGAAGCCGACGTTATTTTTGTAAATACTTGTTCGATAAGAGACAATGCCGAACAAAAAGTTTTATCAAGATTGCAATATTTTCAATCTTTAAAGAAGAAAAAGAAACATCTTATTATTGGTGTTTTGGGTTGTATGGCAGAAAGAGTTAAAGACGAACTAATAGCAGAGCACAAAGTAGACCTGGTTGTTGGTCCTGACTCTTATTTAGATTTACCTAATCTTATAGGTAGTGTCGAAAATGGCGAGAAAGCGATAAACGTAGAGCTTTCGACAACCGAAACATATAAAGATGTGATTCCTCTAAAGGTTTCGGGGGTGAAAATTTCGGGTTACATTTCTATAATGAGAGGCTGTAACAACTTCTGCTCTTACTGTATAGTGCCTTACACAAGAGGACGAGAACGAAGTCGAGAGCCTGAAAGCATCTTAAATGAACTGTTGGCTCTTAAAAACGAAGGCTATAAAGAAGTGATTCTTTTAGGACAAAATGTAAACTCTTACTCTTTTAAAAAAGAAAACGAGACTATCGATTTCCCACGCTTACTGGAAATGGTTGCCGAAACCGCACCTAATATGAGAGTTAGATTTACCACATCGCACCCTAAAGATATGAGCGATGAAATTCTACACGCTATATCTAAACACAAAAACATTTGCAAACAAATACATTTGCCTGCTCAATCGGGAAGTTCGGCTGTGCTTAAGGCTATGAACAGGAAGTATACAAGAGAATGGTACCTCGACCGAATAGCTGCCATCAAAAGAATTATACCAGAAGCTGGTATCTCGACCGACTTATTTTGTGGATTTCATTCCGAAACAGAGGAAGACCATCAAGAAACTCTATCGCTAATGCGTGAAGTTGGCTTTGATTCGGCATTTATGTTTAAGTATTCGGAGCGTCCGGGCACGTTTGCATCTAAAAATATGCCCGATAATATACCCGAAGAAGTTAAGATTCGTCGCTTAGAAGAGATTATTGCTCTACAATTAGAACTATCGTTAGAAAGTAACAAAAGGGATATTGGTAAAACTTTCGATGTTTTAGTTGAAGGGTTCTCTAAGCGTTCGAAAGAGCAACTGTTTGGAAGGACATCTCAAAATAAGGTTGTTATTTTTAACAAAGGAACTCATCGTGTTGGCGACACCGTTAATGTGAAAGTACACGATGCTACGGCAGCAACTCTATTCGGAGAACTGGTGTAA
- a CDS encoding hypothetical protein (product_source=Hypo-rule applied; transmembrane_helix_parts=Outside_1_5,TMhelix_6_25,Inside_26_127), which translates to MNEGDLITLILIVGSIVYSIIKGVVKSKPAEDLSKTTLPGVKEVDKPMVFDVYDEIEEQEEPIKISSRESKLERAVTQRTKTTKSSPNTNILEEDTDTQSSIIDLGDIDELKKGIIYAEILNRKEPF; encoded by the coding sequence ATGAACGAAGGAGATTTAATAACGCTAATATTAATAGTAGGCTCAATAGTTTACTCTATAATAAAAGGAGTAGTGAAGTCGAAGCCCGCCGAAGACTTGTCGAAAACCACCTTGCCAGGAGTTAAAGAAGTTGATAAACCTATGGTGTTTGACGTGTATGACGAGATAGAAGAACAAGAAGAGCCAATAAAAATAAGTAGTCGAGAGTCTAAATTAGAACGAGCGGTTACACAAAGAACTAAAACAACAAAATCTTCCCCAAATACAAACATCTTAGAAGAAGATACAGATACACAATCGTCGATTATTGACTTAGGAGATATTGACGAACTTAAAAAGGGTATCATTTATGCTGAAATATTGAATAGAAAAGAGCCTTTTTAA
- a CDS encoding succinate CoA transferase (product_source=TIGR03458; cath_funfam=3.30.750.70,3.40.1080.10; cog=COG0427; pfam=PF02550,PF13336; superfamily=100950; tigrfam=TIGR03458) — translation MAYKRMTAEEAASFINNDDLIGFSGFTAAGCPKVITTALAKKAEEEHAKGNPFKVGIYTGASTGDSIDGVLSRAHAIKFRTPYQSNKDMRTELNSHGAHYFDLHLSELPQYLRYGFLPKPKYAIIEACDITDDGKIYLTSAVGIIPTAARLADKIFVELNAYHPKELAGMHDIYEPADPPLRREIPVYSASDRIGVPYLQVDPSKIVGIVETNLPNEVGGFTPSDDVTNKIGENVAAFLSSEIKAGRIPTTFLPVQSGVGNIANAVLGAMGANEDIPPFEVYTEVIQDAVIDLMKEGNVKFASGCSLTLSTPALENVYNNLDFFKEKIVLRPQEISNNPEVARRLGLISINTALEADIFGNINSTHVVGTKMMNGIGGSGDFCRNSYLSIFTTPSTAKGGKISAIVPMVSHLDHSEHSVKILITEYGVADLRGLSPIQRAETIIENCVDPMYKDALRKYLNLGQKGHTPQNMAAALSFHVAFNKTGDMRDVDWSEFE, via the coding sequence ATGGCGTATAAAAGAATGACTGCCGAAGAGGCTGCAAGTTTCATCAACAATGATGATTTAATTGGTTTTAGCGGTTTTACTGCCGCTGGTTGTCCAAAAGTAATTACTACTGCTTTAGCTAAGAAAGCTGAAGAAGAGCACGCAAAAGGAAATCCCTTTAAAGTAGGTATATATACAGGAGCATCTACAGGCGACTCTATAGATGGAGTTTTGTCTCGTGCTCATGCTATTAAGTTTAGAACTCCTTATCAGTCGAATAAAGATATGCGCACCGAACTAAATTCTCACGGAGCACATTATTTCGACCTTCACTTATCAGAACTTCCACAGTATTTACGTTATGGTTTTCTTCCTAAACCTAAATATGCGATAATAGAAGCTTGCGATATTACCGACGATGGGAAAATATATCTTACATCGGCGGTTGGTATTATTCCTACAGCAGCGCGTTTGGCTGACAAAATATTTGTTGAATTAAATGCTTATCACCCTAAAGAGTTGGCAGGAATGCACGATATTTATGAACCAGCAGACCCACCTCTTCGTAGAGAAATTCCGGTTTATAGCGCAAGCGATAGGATAGGAGTGCCTTATCTTCAAGTAGATCCTTCTAAAATAGTAGGAATTGTAGAAACTAATCTTCCTAATGAGGTGGGAGGTTTTACTCCTTCAGATGATGTTACTAATAAAATTGGTGAGAATGTTGCTGCATTTTTATCTTCTGAAATAAAAGCAGGACGTATACCAACAACATTCCTTCCTGTGCAATCGGGAGTAGGCAATATAGCAAATGCGGTTCTCGGAGCAATGGGAGCAAATGAAGATATTCCTCCTTTTGAAGTGTATACTGAGGTAATACAAGATGCTGTGATAGATTTAATGAAAGAAGGAAATGTTAAGTTTGCTTCGGGTTGTTCTTTAACGTTAAGTACTCCTGCGTTAGAAAATGTGTATAATAACTTAGATTTCTTCAAAGAAAAAATAGTATTACGTCCTCAAGAAATATCTAACAATCCAGAGGTTGCACGTCGTTTAGGTTTAATATCAATAAACACAGCATTAGAAGCAGATATTTTTGGTAATATAAATTCAACACACGTTGTGGGAACTAAGATGATGAATGGTATTGGAGGTTCGGGAGATTTTTGTCGTAACTCTTATCTTTCTATCTTTACTACACCATCAACTGCTAAGGGTGGTAAAATATCGGCAATAGTTCCTATGGTATCTCACTTGGATCATAGCGAGCACTCGGTTAAGATTTTAATAACAGAGTATGGAGTTGCCGACTTAAGAGGTTTATCGCCAATACAAAGAGCTGAAACAATTATCGAAAACTGTGTAGACCCAATGTATAAGGACGCGTTAAGAAAATATCTTAATTTAGGACAGAAAGGACATACACCTCAGAATATGGCTGCGGCATTGTCTTTCCACGTTGCATTCAATAAAACTGGCGATATGCGAGATGTTGATTGGTCGGAGTTTGAGTAA